The Thalassomonas actiniarum genome contains the following window.
ATCGCTGAGCTGAAATCCGGCAAAGACATCACTGCAGCTCTGGCTGAAGTGAACAGTGCTTTTGAAGTTAAAGCCGATATCAGTCGCAGCAATGGCGGCATTGACGGCAGTATTAGCCGTGAGGCCTTTGTTTTGGCCCATCCAACGGCTGATACCTTGTCGGTTGCAACAACAGCATTAGCGAACGGCGATCAGGCGTTAATTGAAGTACAGGCGGTTAAACCGGGTGATGCCGAAGAAAGCGAGAGTCAGCGCCAGCAACAGACTTCTCAGCTGGCACAGTCGGCCTATAAGAGTTATGTTGACTCATTAAAGGTAGATGCCAAGATCACCCGCAGAGCGGTTGCTGAGCCTACCTCCATACTCTAACAAGCGAATATTTTCTTAACTCGCTTTTTCGGTTAGGAAATAAGGCCGCCCGGGCGGCCTACGATTAAAGCTTCGAACTTGTTTCGGAGCTTTTTTCGTCTCAGGAAAGCATTTAATGGATATAGTTTTCGCTTTCGTCATAGCGGCCTTTTGAGCATTGCATCAGCTTTGCTGAAAACTAGTAAATAGTGCGTACCTGGTTTTATCCTGTGCTGTTTACCCTGTACCGGGTAGCATTCCCTGTTTAGATCACAAGTACTGTAAATAACCTGGCTTGGTTAGTTAATATGGAAATTACCGTCTTTGGTGCCGTTTGATTTAAGTTTGCCTGAGTATGCAGCTCAGGCAATGTGTGTGGTAATAGTGAATGAATATTGAACGATTTATTCCCTTTTATAACTCAGGGATGGCGCTTTTCTGCGATATTACATCCATTAATCTGCAAAACAAATGGGTGATTTCTTACAAAAAATTTAGTCAAGATTAACATTTTATTGAAATTGCAATTGATTATCTGGCTGCCTCTAGCGATAAAATATCTTCGGCCTTGGCTAAAAGGTGAGCTATATACCCCGACAGTACGATAAAAAAGTAAAATTATGGCTATTGAAATAATAAAAAAATAGTTAGCTAATTCTTTGCCAGGTTGTCAGTGATTTTTGCGGATACCTGCTGTTAATTCCATCCTCGTACGATAAGTTTTTTCACTGGCAGGACCTGTTAAAGTGGTCCGTTTTACAGGGCGCCAGGGCCTCTGGCTTTGCTGTTTTTTTGCTCATGCCTTAACCCGGATAAAAAGCAAAAATGAAAAAAAAATTTGTCTGCTTCTTTCTTTGGAAAAACAATTTTCGTTTTGCTGGTTGATAGGTTAGCTACTTGAAAAGCAAGGTTTTTGTCTTTTGATTTTTCTTCTCTATGATGATAATGTAAATGTCAAGTCATATATCGATGAGCATAAAATGCTAATTAAATTTGACTTACTACGAACGAATTAGTAAAACATATATCAGATAATTGAGTTTAACAATTAAGGAGAGCACTTCTTAGGAGTAGATCAATACCGCCGTAGTTGACAATAAATCTTTTTGTTGGGTTTACCGCGTCAGGGGGTTTGATAAAACAAATATTTTATTTAAGAAATTCTAATAAGCACGACTATTATCTTTGTTCCTGGTTGACAGTTTGCCTGTCGTCTGGGAATATTGCGTAGTTTTAGTCTAGAAAAATAAAAATTTAAAACGGCAGATTAATAAATTTGCGGTAGCGAGTGTCACTGGCACTTGTTATCAAAGTTAAATAGCAATTGGTTGGGAACTATGTCCAGAGTAAGTAAGAAAAGCCTTATCGCCTCGACGATAATTGGCGCATTAGCACTAACAGGCAGCAATATCGCTGCGGCTGATGCCTTAACAGATTTACAAAAAGCTGAAGCTAAGATTTTTAAAGCATCAGCCAAATCACAAAGCAAAATTGATAACATCTATGAGCAAACTCAAGAGCTTATCGGCGAGTACCGTAGTGTTGTTGATGAAGCGGACGTACTGAGAGGTTATAACGACCACGTACAACGTATGGTTGATGACCAAAAAGCAAACATTGCTTCCTTGCAGGAACAAATCGACGGTATCGATAAGATCAAGCAAGGTGTTGTTCCTCTGATGTACAAAATGATCGATACCTTAGAGAAATTTGTAAACCTTGATGTTCCTATGAACGTTGATCGTCGTAAAGAGCGTATCGAAGCGTTAAAAGAAGTGATGGGTAATTCTGATGTAACCACTTCAGAGCAATTCCGCTTAGTACTTGAAGCTTACGAAATTGAAGCTAACTACGGTACGATTTTCGATGCCTACCAGGGTGAACTTGATTTAGGCGACCGTACTATCACAGCTGATTTCGTGCACATGGGCCGTGTTGCTTTAATCGCACAATCACTTGATATGAAACATGCCTGGGTTTGGAACAATGATTCTCGTTCTTGGGACGAGTTAGGTGAAGAGTACTTGAAACCTGTTACTGATACTATTCGTATGGCACGTAAACAATTGCCAATGGATCTCACTAAATTACCAGTATTTGCGGCAGGAGCAAAATAATGAAGAAAGTTATTAATTTTGTATTACTTGCGGCATCAATGTCAGCCGGTATTTCAGCAACTGCCAGCGCCAATAGCCTGGACGATTTGTTAAAGCAAGTTAAAAACGACCGTATTTCTGAAGCGAAATTAGACAAGAAGCGCGAAGCCGAGTTTTTATCTGCCCGTGCTGACAAGCAAGCTTTATTAGCTAAGGCTAAGAAAGAATTGGCCAACCAAAACGCGCGTAATGCCCGTTTAACCAAAGAATATGCGGCTAACGAAATTACTTTAGCGCAAAAAGAAGTTGAACTGGACAATGCGACCGGTACTTTAGGTGAAATGTTCGGTGTTAGCCGTGCAGCTGCAGCCAATGCTTACGGCACCATCTCCACTTCTATCGTAAGTGCTGAGTACCCAGGCCGTGGCGAAGCGCTTAACCGCATCGCTAACTCCAAGAAAATTCCATCTCTGCCTGATTTAGAAGAATTATGGTTTGCCCTGCAAACTGAAATGACGCAATCTGGTAAGATTTCTCAGTTCACGACTGACATCACTAACCTTGATGGCAGCAAGTCTACAGAAACAGTTACCCGTATCGGTACTTTTAACCTGATTTCTAAAGACGGTTTCCTGAACTTTAACGATGAATTAGGTCAGGTTCAGCCGCTGGCTAAGCAACCTGCCGGTTATATCTCAGGTACTGCTTCAGACTTCTTCTCCACAACTTCCGGTTATGCTCCGCTTTACGTGGATCCATCGCGTGGTGCTATCTTAGCGTTAGAAACGCGTAAGAAAACGCTTAGCGAGTTCTACCATGAAGGTAAAGAAGTGGGTTATGCCATTACCGTATTGTTAATCCTAGGTTGTTTGATTGCCCTTGAGCGTATGATTGTACTTGGCGCTATGGGTGCTAAGATCAGATCTCAAGAGAAAAACCTTGAGCAACCAAATGAAAACAACCCGCTGGGTCGTTTACTGAAAGTTTACCATGACAACAAAGCTGTTGATGCCGAAACTTTAGAGCTGAAACTTGACGAAGCTATCTTGCGTGAGACGCCTAAAGTTGACCGCGGTATCAACCTGATCAAGATGTTCGCTGCCATTGCCCCGTTAATGGGTCTGTTAGGTACGGTTATCGGTATGATCATGACGTTCCAAACCATTACCTTGTTCGGTACAGGTGACCCGAAAATCATGGCGGGTAACATCTCTCTGGCACTTGTAACTACCGCTCTAGGTCTGATCTGTGCTCTGCCGTTAATCCTGATTCACAGCATCGTTGCCGGCCGTAGTAAATCACTACTGCAAAAACTTGACGAGCAAAGCGCTGGATTAATCGCTGCGATCGCCGAGAAGGAGTCTAAATAATGTTATTCCTGATAGAGCTTTGGGAATCTGTCAGGAGTTTTATTGCGACAGGTGGTAACGTCCTTTACGTTGTTGCCTTCGCACTCTTACTGATGTGGGTATTGATGGTTGAACGCTATTGGTTCCTTGCCTCTGTATATCCAAAGATGAGAGACGATATCGTCAATCGTTGGAATGCCAGAGAAGACACTACGTCTTGGTACGCACATCGAATTAGAGATACTTGGATCTCCGAAGCGACAGAACTACTTGAGCAGCGTCTGCTCACAATTAAAACCTTAGTGGCCATGTGTCCGCTAATTGGATTACTGGGTACTGTTACCGGCATGATAGGTGTATTCGAAGTCATGGCACAACAGGGAACAGGTAATCCGCGTCTGATGGCATCAGGTATATCAATGGCCACTATCCCGACAATGGCGGGTATGGTAGCAGCATTATCTGGCGTATTTTTCAGTTCAAGATTAGACGCTAAAGTTAAACTAGCAAAGGCTAAACTGGTTGACAGTTTACCTCATCACTAGAGAGAAATTCGAATGGCACGTAAACGTATTCGTGAAGAAGAAGAAGCAGCAATTGATATGACGCCGATGCTCGACATCGTCTTCATCATGCTTATATTCTTTATCGTAACCACTTCTTTTGTTAAAGAAGCAGGTATTGAAGTAAACAAACCTAAAGCGGCTAACCAAAGCAAGCAAAAGTCTGCCAATATTTTCGTTGCAGTTAAAGACAACGGCGAAATCTGGTTAGACAAACGTCGTGTTGATATCGAACGTGTTGCTGCGAACATTGAGAAATTATTAGCAGAGCAACCAACCGAAGTTGTGATTATCCAGGCGGATAAAGATGCAAAACACGGTATCGTTGTTAAAGTAATGGATGCTATTAAGGAAGCGGGTATAGATCGGATTTCTATCGCTGCTGCGAAGGGGTAGTTTATGGTTCGCTTTCTAGTATCAATATTACTAGGTGCTGCGGTAACTTTTGGACTTTTTGCTTTCATGGCGTTTCTTGTTTCCAGTGGAGACAGAAGCAAAGAGGAACAGCAGGAAAATATAGTCGTAGAAGTCAATACTACGCCGCCAAAGTCAGCTGCTGAGACGCGTCGACGGGTTCCGCCGCCGCCTCCGCCGCCGCCCAAGACACCGCCCAAGCCTCAGGCTCCAGAGCCAGAAGCTAATAACAATGCACCGGGCTTAACTTTTAATATGCCTGGCGTACAAATGGCGAGTGCTACCGGTGGTTTATCTGCCCCGGGTGCCGGTTTCGGCCGCGATGGCGATGCAACACCGATTGTACGAATCGAGCCTAAGTATCCAATGCAGGCGGCTCGTGACGGTAAAGAAGGCTGGGTAAAACTGTCTTTTACCATCAACGAAATCGGTGGTGTTGAAGACGTTAAAGTTATCGAAGCTCAACCGAAACGTATTTTCGACAAAGAAGCAAAGCGTGCTTTGCGTAAGTGGAAATACAAACCGAAAGTTGTTGACGGTAAGCCGATGAGACAACCTGGCTTAACAGTACAGCTTGACTTCACAATGGAAGGCGCGGGAGGAAAATAATGGCCAATAAATTAGTTACTTCTTTAGTATTAGCCGTTGCCGTCGCCGGTGCTCAGGTACCTTTTTCTGCAGATGTTCAAGCGGCTGACGCTAAACAGGAAAAGAAAAAGCGTCCGACGCAATTGATGGGTCCTTCGGTAGGTAAGAAAGTGCAAAAAGCTTTTGAACTTTACTCTGCCGATGATATCGATGGTGCTCTGGCTATCCTTTTGGACATTGAGGCCAAAAAGGATTACGACAAAGCAATTGTTGCGCGTTATATCGCGGTGATGTACACCACCAAAGGTGACAATGAGCAAAAAGCCATTGAATACCTTCAGCAGGCGGTTGGTCCCGATATCCTGAACGAAAAAGATCATGGTGAAGCGCTGAAGTTACTGGGTGACTTGCAAATGCAAGTTTAGGACTACGAAAATGCCCTGGTTAATTACCGGGCATGGATGGACTTCACTGGTGAAAATGACGCTCAGGTTTGGCTGAAAATTGCCAATGCTTATTATTCTTTAAAGCAGATGGATAAGATTATTGTTCCGGC
Protein-coding sequences here:
- a CDS encoding DUF3450 domain-containing protein → MSRVSKKSLIASTIIGALALTGSNIAAADALTDLQKAEAKIFKASAKSQSKIDNIYEQTQELIGEYRSVVDEADVLRGYNDHVQRMVDDQKANIASLQEQIDGIDKIKQGVVPLMYKMIDTLEKFVNLDVPMNVDRRKERIEALKEVMGNSDVTTSEQFRLVLEAYEIEANYGTIFDAYQGELDLGDRTITADFVHMGRVALIAQSLDMKHAWVWNNDSRSWDELGEEYLKPVTDTIRMARKQLPMDLTKLPVFAAGAK
- a CDS encoding MotA/TolQ/ExbB proton channel family protein yields the protein MKKVINFVLLAASMSAGISATASANSLDDLLKQVKNDRISEAKLDKKREAEFLSARADKQALLAKAKKELANQNARNARLTKEYAANEITLAQKEVELDNATGTLGEMFGVSRAAAANAYGTISTSIVSAEYPGRGEALNRIANSKKIPSLPDLEELWFALQTEMTQSGKISQFTTDITNLDGSKSTETVTRIGTFNLISKDGFLNFNDELGQVQPLAKQPAGYISGTASDFFSTTSGYAPLYVDPSRGAILALETRKKTLSEFYHEGKEVGYAITVLLILGCLIALERMIVLGAMGAKIRSQEKNLEQPNENNPLGRLLKVYHDNKAVDAETLELKLDEAILRETPKVDRGINLIKMFAAIAPLMGLLGTVIGMIMTFQTITLFGTGDPKIMAGNISLALVTTALGLICALPLILIHSIVAGRSKSLLQKLDEQSAGLIAAIAEKESK
- a CDS encoding ExbD/TolR family protein, with product MARKRIREEEEAAIDMTPMLDIVFIMLIFFIVTTSFVKEAGIEVNKPKAANQSKQKSANIFVAVKDNGEIWLDKRRVDIERVAANIEKLLAEQPTEVVIIQADKDAKHGIVVKVMDAIKEAGIDRISIAAAKG
- a CDS encoding MotA/TolQ/ExbB proton channel family protein, whose protein sequence is MLFLIELWESVRSFIATGGNVLYVVAFALLLMWVLMVERYWFLASVYPKMRDDIVNRWNAREDTTSWYAHRIRDTWISEATELLEQRLLTIKTLVAMCPLIGLLGTVTGMIGVFEVMAQQGTGNPRLMASGISMATIPTMAGMVAALSGVFFSSRLDAKVKLAKAKLVDSLPHH
- a CDS encoding energy transducer TonB is translated as MVRFLVSILLGAAVTFGLFAFMAFLVSSGDRSKEEQQENIVVEVNTTPPKSAAETRRRVPPPPPPPPKTPPKPQAPEPEANNNAPGLTFNMPGVQMASATGGLSAPGAGFGRDGDATPIVRIEPKYPMQAARDGKEGWVKLSFTINEIGGVEDVKVIEAQPKRIFDKEAKRALRKWKYKPKVVDGKPMRQPGLTVQLDFTMEGAGGK